The following nucleotide sequence is from Desulfobaccales bacterium.
GCTGCAGGGCAGCTTGCCTTTGCCTCCGAAGGCCTCACTCCTGAGTTTTTTCATGACTTCTTGCGCCTGTCCCGGCGGATACAATTCTCGAACCGTGATGTTGTTGCGGGCCTCCTGGAAGGTATAGCCGGTAAGCTCCTCTGCGGCCGGGTTCATAACCAGGATCTTTCCACGCCGGTCTGCGGCAATGATGCCGGAAATCGAGCTCTGAACAAACTTCTCCATAAATACCTTGATTCCGGAGAGCTCTCTTTCCAGCTTCTTGACATGCGTGACATCGCGGATTTTCTCGATGATGTATCGGACCTCACCATTCTGATCCAGGATGGGCGAGAAGATCCTGTCCTCCCATTTTTCTTTCCTGCCGCGGATTTGCACGCGTCTGAGGATGGTCTGCCCGGTTTTTTCAGCCAGCACCTTGGAGAGCGGACAGGTGTCATAGGGACAGGGATCTTCAGACTGGTAAAAAAATTCATGGCAAGTCTGACCGATAATCTCATCTTTACAAATGCCATACTGCTTTAAAAAGCTTAAATTAGCATCGAGAACTACCCGGTTCGGCTCCAAGATCAAGGCAGGCAGAGAGAGCGAATCGAAAACCCGCGACCGCCAATCGATTTCTTCCCTGATTTCACCGGCCATAGGAAACCCAATCATCATGGCTGCCAGTCCAAAGTTCCAGGTTCAAAGAACCTTGAACCTGGAACCTTGAACTTTGAATCTCCTCAGCGCATGAGATTTTCCTGAACGATTCCCACGAGCTTATCCAGGTCAATGGGCTTGGGGATAAAATCA
It contains:
- a CDS encoding PAS domain S-box protein, with protein sequence MMIGFPMAGEIREEIDWRSRVFDSLSLPALILEPNRVVLDANLSFLKQYGICKDEIIGQTCHEFFYQSEDPCPYDTCPLSKVLAEKTGQTILRRVQIRGRKEKWEDRIFSPILDQNGEVRYIIEKIRDVTHVKKLERELSGIKVFMEKFVQSSISGIIAADRRGKILVMNPAAEELTGYTFQEARNNITVRELYPPGQAQEVMKKLRSEAFGGKGKLPCSQTILVSVKGEEIPVELTAATIYEGGKEVATMGIFNDLRGKLAQEERLKRCC